The Terriglobia bacterium genome includes a region encoding these proteins:
- a CDS encoding YajQ family cyclic di-GMP-binding protein codes for MPDNSFDIVSKIDLQEVSNAIQQAMKEIHTRFDLKDSKSSIALEGKDAIILSSADDYKLKAVNDVFQQKLVKRGVPLKGLTYGKVEPAAGATVRQRITMQQGIPIEKAREIVKKIKDSKKKVQASIQGDLVRVSSRDRDALQEVIALLRNSDFGIDMQFTNYRTI; via the coding sequence ATGCCCGACAACTCTTTCGACATCGTCAGCAAGATTGACCTGCAAGAGGTCTCCAACGCCATTCAGCAGGCGATGAAGGAGATCCATACCCGCTTCGATTTGAAGGATTCCAAGTCGAGCATCGCGCTGGAGGGCAAGGACGCCATCATTCTCTCCTCGGCCGATGACTACAAGCTCAAGGCGGTCAACGACGTGTTCCAGCAGAAGCTGGTCAAGCGCGGCGTGCCGCTGAAAGGGCTCACCTACGGCAAGGTCGAGCCCGCCGCCGGCGCCACCGTGCGCCAGCGCATCACTATGCAGCAGGGCATCCCGATCGAGAAAGCGCGCGAGATCGTCAAGAAAATCAAAGACTCCAAGAAGAAGGTCCAGGCATCCATTCAAGGCGACCTGGTGCGCGTCAGTAGCCGCGATCGCGACGCCCTGCAGGAGGTGATCGCTCTCTTGCGCAACTCCGATTTCGGCATTGATATGCAATTCACGAATTACCGGACTATCTGA